Proteins encoded by one window of Glycine soja cultivar W05 chromosome 15, ASM419377v2, whole genome shotgun sequence:
- the LOC114387828 gene encoding polyadenylate-binding protein-interacting protein 3-like isoform X2, translated as MNLQQAGQSKSSNGYGRRKSEREGATKSENKILSGKLNANRLANAGAVTGSKGGSYESPSHDRLVYVTTCLIGHQVEVQVKNGSIYSGIFHATNTDKDFGIILKMACLTKDGSLRGQKSGTEFVSKPPSKILIIPAKDLVQVTAQDVAITRDGLANEYHHDMHQEIMVDSLISQSRHVDLGRELKPWVPDEDDPQCPELENIFDSHWNRGWDQFETNEALFGVKSTFNEDLYTTKLEKGPQTRELERQALRIAREIEGEETQDLHLAEERGLHLHEDFDIDEETRFSSVYRGKRVDDSGFDEGVLFDSHNSETFGGETFGGVFGSVVKRPGEISGGKGNDGAQTLANSSSVDHTLSSQSNTGVDLSRSGSSDHAKQLASELPAKSYSTSDGESRIQENSNSNQHGDNGITKEENLIQAEDVQLSKSEDSQGPLYMNKDGSDKGVLSPNASSYAPSSHTSSKTHEKMGSHGDLVDGSASGKANGETKSVNSRGTQSGSDLVGSIPASSALGLSPSSSVGSLSSEKSTLNPNAKEFKLNPNAKSFIPSPARPPTPVSDGSFYFPTNVTTVPSMPGMPMGIGIGPTFASPQPVIYNPQVAQMPSQGYFHPNAPQYGQLLGHPRQALYMPSYMPEMQYKGRDY; from the exons ATGAATTTGCAACAAGCTGGGCAGTCTAAATCCTCCAATGGATATGGCCGCCGAAAATCTGAAAGAGAAGGGGCAACTAAATCGGAGAATAAGATCTTGTCTGGGAAATTAAATGCCAACAGATTGGCAAATGCAG GCGCAGTGACTGGCAGTAAAGGTGGCAGTTATGAGAGCCCTTCACATGACCGATTAGTATATGTAACAACATGTCTTATTGGGCACCAAGTGGAAGTCCAGGTGAAAAATGGATCCATATACTCTGGAATATTTCATGCAACAAACACAGACAAAGATTTTG GAATCATTTTGAAAATGGCTTGCTTAACAAAGGATGGTTCTTTACGAGGACAGAAATCTGGCACAGAATTTGTCAGCAAGCCCCCTTCAAAGATTTTAATTATACCTGCCAAAGACCTTGTCCAAGTTACAGCACAG GATGTTGCTATTACCAGGGATGGCTTAGCTAATGAGTATCACCATGATATGCATCAGGAAATCATGGTTGATTCATTGATATCTCAGTCTCGTCACGTTGATCTAGGGCGAGAATTAAAACCCTGGGTACCTGATGAAGACGATCCACAATGCCCTGAACTGGAAAACATATTTGACAGCCATTGGAATAG GGGATGGGATCAGTTTGAAACAAATGAGGCATTGTTTGGTGTAAAAAGCACATTCAATGAGGACCTTTATACAACAAAGCTTGAAAAAGGGCCTCAGACAAGAGAATTGGAAAGGCAAGCTTTAAGAATAGCAAGAGAAATTGAGGGTGAGGAAACCCAAGATCTTCATCTTGCAGAG GAAAGAGGCCTTCACTTACATGAAGACTTTGATATTGATGAAGAAACTAGATTCTCTTCAGTCTATAGGGGTAAACGTGTTGATGATAGTGGATTTGATGAGGGCGTACTGTTTGATTCACACAATTCTGAAACTTTTGGTGGGGAAACTTTTGGTGGTGTGTTTGGTTCGGTCGTTAAGAGGCCAGGTGAAATAAGTGGTGGAAAAGGAAATGATGGAGCTCAAACATTGGCAAATTCCTCCTCCGTG GATCACACACTATCATCTCAGTCAAATACTGGTGTGGATTTAAGCCGCTCTGGTTCTTCTGATCATGCGAAGCAGTTAGCATCTGAACTCCCTGCCAAAAGCTACTCGACATCGGATGGGGAAAGCAG GATTCAGGAGAACTCGAATAGTAATCAACATGGAGACAATGGTATTACCAAGGAAGAAAATCTGATT CAAGCTGAGGATGTTCAACTGTCAAAATCTGAGG ATTCACAGGGACCACTCTACATGAATAAGGATGGCTCTGATAAAGGGGTATTATCTCCTAATGCCAGCTCTTATGCCCCTTCATCTCATACTTCATCAAAAACTCATGAGAAGATGGGATCACATGGAGATTTGGTCGATGGTTCAGCATCGGGCAAAGCTAATGGGGAAACGAAATCTGTAAATTCACGGGGAACACAATCTGGGTCAGATTTGGTTGGAAGCATTCCAGCATCTTCTGCTCTTGGTTTATCTCCAAGTTCATCAGTTGGTTCACTGTCTTCTGAAAAATCAACTCTGAATCCCAATGCAAAG GAATTCAAGCTTAACCCTAATGCAAAGAGTTTTATTCCATCGCCTGCTCGGCCTCCCACTCCAGTGTCTGATGGTTCCTTCTATTTTCCAACTAATGTAACTACTGTACCAAGTATGCCAGGCATGCCCATGGGTATTGGA ATTGGACCTACTTTTGCTAGTCCACAACCGGTCATATATAATCCTCAGGTAGCACAAATGCCGTCTCAAGGATATTTTCATCCGAATGCACCCCAG TATGGACAGCTTCTTGGTCATCCCAGGCAAGCTTTATACATGCCGAGTTACATGCCT GAAATGCAATACAAGGGACGGGATTATTGA
- the LOC114388481 gene encoding GTPase-activating protein GYP1-like isoform X2 codes for MKRLLISTKKKKKREFWGALINHGDVVCTHRFSSHSLVLGENQVSVITNKQNRKEYGFDSERSTMKNDHNNNNNNSAEHSKDTTVGILDSRFNQTLRNVQGLLKGRNIPGKILLSQRVESPDYTSLSSPTYIRSSSYSETGTSDQTSETEEVHSTSKPFGIPNDNKLKISASNVESSSEEVRKSSMGARATDSARVMKFTKVLSETMVKLEKLREFSWSGVPDYMRPTVWRLLLGYAPPNSDRREGVLKRKRLEYLDCVSQYYDIPDTERSDDEINMLRQIAVDCPRTVPEVSFFQQQQVQKSLERILYTWAIRHPASGYVQGINDLVTPFLVVFLSEYLEGGIDNWSMSDLSSDEISNIEADCYWCLSKLLDGMQDHYTFAQPGIQRLVFKLKELVRRIDDPASNHMEEQGLEFLQFAFRWFNCLLIREIPFHLVTRLWDTYLAEGDALPDFLVYISASFLLTWSDKLQKLDFQEMVMFLQHLPTKNWTQQELEMVLSRAFMWHSMFNNSPSHLAN; via the exons ATGAAGCGATTATTGattagtacaaaaaaaaaaaaaaaaagagaattttgGGGAGCACTCATCAACCATGGTGATGTTGTTTGCACACACAGATTCAGTAGTCACTCACTAGTTCTCGGAGAAAACCAAGTGTCAGTAATAACTAACaagcaaaacagaaaagaaTACGGATTCGATTCGGAGAGATCAACCATGAAGAAcgaccacaacaacaacaacaacaacagcgcCGAGCATAGCAAAGACACTACCGTTGGAATCCTAGATTCCCGATTCAACCAGACCCTCAGAAATGTTCAAGG GTTACTCAAGGGTCGTAACATTCCTGGTAAAATATTATTGAGCCAGAGGGTTGAATCTCCCGATTACACAAGCTTATCCTCACCGACTTATATAAGGAGCTCCTCATACAGTGAAACTGGCACAAGTGACCAGACATCTGAGACG GAGGAAGTTCACAGTACAAGTAAACCATTTGGTATTCCCAATGacaataagttaaaaatatcaGCATCCAATGTAGAGAGCTCATCCGAAGAAGTCCGGAAATCTTCCATGGGTGCAAGAGCTACAGATTCTGCAAGAGTTATGAAGTTCACTAAGGTGCTTTCAGAGACAATGGTTAAATTAG AGAAATTGCGTGAATTTTCTTGGAGTGGTGTTCCAGATTATATGCGTCCTACAGTGTGGAGACTTCTCTTG GGATATGCACCACCTAATTCAGATAGAAGGGAGGGAGTTTtgaaaaggaagcgccttgagTATCTTGACTGTGTTTCTCAGTATTATGATATTCCTGATACAGAACGCTCGGATGATGAGATCAATATGCTTCGCCAG ATTGCTGTTGATTGTCCAAGAACTGTACCTGAAGTTTCATTCTTTCAACAACAGCAAGTTCAGAAATCATTGGAGCGTATTCTGTACACATG GGCCATTCGGCATCCTGCAAGTGGATATGTTCAGGGGATAAATGATCTTGTTACgccatttttagttgttttcctATCAGAATACTTGGAAGGGGGCATAGATAATTGGTCAATGTCTGATTTATCTTCAGATGAAATCTCTAATATAGAGGCCGACTGCTATTGGTGCTTGTCAAAGTTGCTTGATGGTATGCAAGACCATTATACGTTTGCCCAACCAGGAATTCAAAGGCTTGTTTTTAAGTTGAAGGAATTGGTCAGGAGGATTGATG ATCCTGCTTCAAACCATATGGAGGAGCAAGGATTGGAATTTCTTCAATTTGCTTTCCGCTGGTTCAACTGTCTTCTAATCCGCGAG ATACCCTTCCATCTTGTCACACGTCTTTGGGACACATATCTAGCTGAAGGAGATGCCTTACCAGATTTCCTTGTGTATATATCTGCCAGTTTTCTTCTAACG TGGTCTGACAAGCTCCAGAAGCTTGATTTCCAAGAGATGGTAATGTTCCTTCAGCACCTTCCAACTAAGAACTGGACTCAACAGGAGCTCGAGATGGTACTTTCTCGTGCATTTATGTGGCACAGTATGTTCAACAACTCTCCGAGTCATTTAGCTAACTGA
- the LOC114388481 gene encoding GTPase-activating protein GYP1-like isoform X1, giving the protein MKRLLISTKKKKKREFWGALINHGDVVCTHRFSSHSLVLGENQVSVITNKQNRKEYGFDSERSTMKNDHNNNNNNSAEHSKDTTVGILDSRFNQTLRNVQGLLKGRNIPGKILLSQRVESPDYTSLSSPTYIRSSSYSETGTSDQTSETVEEEVHSTSKPFGIPNDNKLKISASNVESSSEEVRKSSMGARATDSARVMKFTKVLSETMVKLEKLREFSWSGVPDYMRPTVWRLLLGYAPPNSDRREGVLKRKRLEYLDCVSQYYDIPDTERSDDEINMLRQIAVDCPRTVPEVSFFQQQQVQKSLERILYTWAIRHPASGYVQGINDLVTPFLVVFLSEYLEGGIDNWSMSDLSSDEISNIEADCYWCLSKLLDGMQDHYTFAQPGIQRLVFKLKELVRRIDDPASNHMEEQGLEFLQFAFRWFNCLLIREIPFHLVTRLWDTYLAEGDALPDFLVYISASFLLTWSDKLQKLDFQEMVMFLQHLPTKNWTQQELEMVLSRAFMWHSMFNNSPSHLAN; this is encoded by the exons ATGAAGCGATTATTGattagtacaaaaaaaaaaaaaaaaagagaattttgGGGAGCACTCATCAACCATGGTGATGTTGTTTGCACACACAGATTCAGTAGTCACTCACTAGTTCTCGGAGAAAACCAAGTGTCAGTAATAACTAACaagcaaaacagaaaagaaTACGGATTCGATTCGGAGAGATCAACCATGAAGAAcgaccacaacaacaacaacaacaacagcgcCGAGCATAGCAAAGACACTACCGTTGGAATCCTAGATTCCCGATTCAACCAGACCCTCAGAAATGTTCAAGG GTTACTCAAGGGTCGTAACATTCCTGGTAAAATATTATTGAGCCAGAGGGTTGAATCTCCCGATTACACAAGCTTATCCTCACCGACTTATATAAGGAGCTCCTCATACAGTGAAACTGGCACAAGTGACCAGACATCTGAGACGGTAGAG GAGGAAGTTCACAGTACAAGTAAACCATTTGGTATTCCCAATGacaataagttaaaaatatcaGCATCCAATGTAGAGAGCTCATCCGAAGAAGTCCGGAAATCTTCCATGGGTGCAAGAGCTACAGATTCTGCAAGAGTTATGAAGTTCACTAAGGTGCTTTCAGAGACAATGGTTAAATTAG AGAAATTGCGTGAATTTTCTTGGAGTGGTGTTCCAGATTATATGCGTCCTACAGTGTGGAGACTTCTCTTG GGATATGCACCACCTAATTCAGATAGAAGGGAGGGAGTTTtgaaaaggaagcgccttgagTATCTTGACTGTGTTTCTCAGTATTATGATATTCCTGATACAGAACGCTCGGATGATGAGATCAATATGCTTCGCCAG ATTGCTGTTGATTGTCCAAGAACTGTACCTGAAGTTTCATTCTTTCAACAACAGCAAGTTCAGAAATCATTGGAGCGTATTCTGTACACATG GGCCATTCGGCATCCTGCAAGTGGATATGTTCAGGGGATAAATGATCTTGTTACgccatttttagttgttttcctATCAGAATACTTGGAAGGGGGCATAGATAATTGGTCAATGTCTGATTTATCTTCAGATGAAATCTCTAATATAGAGGCCGACTGCTATTGGTGCTTGTCAAAGTTGCTTGATGGTATGCAAGACCATTATACGTTTGCCCAACCAGGAATTCAAAGGCTTGTTTTTAAGTTGAAGGAATTGGTCAGGAGGATTGATG ATCCTGCTTCAAACCATATGGAGGAGCAAGGATTGGAATTTCTTCAATTTGCTTTCCGCTGGTTCAACTGTCTTCTAATCCGCGAG ATACCCTTCCATCTTGTCACACGTCTTTGGGACACATATCTAGCTGAAGGAGATGCCTTACCAGATTTCCTTGTGTATATATCTGCCAGTTTTCTTCTAACG TGGTCTGACAAGCTCCAGAAGCTTGATTTCCAAGAGATGGTAATGTTCCTTCAGCACCTTCCAACTAAGAACTGGACTCAACAGGAGCTCGAGATGGTACTTTCTCGTGCATTTATGTGGCACAGTATGTTCAACAACTCTCCGAGTCATTTAGCTAACTGA
- the LOC114387828 gene encoding polyadenylate-binding protein-interacting protein 3-like isoform X1, with protein MNLQQAGQSKSSNGYGRRKSEREGATKSENKILSGKLNANRLANAVVTGAVTGSKGGSYESPSHDRLVYVTTCLIGHQVEVQVKNGSIYSGIFHATNTDKDFGIILKMACLTKDGSLRGQKSGTEFVSKPPSKILIIPAKDLVQVTAQDVAITRDGLANEYHHDMHQEIMVDSLISQSRHVDLGRELKPWVPDEDDPQCPELENIFDSHWNRGWDQFETNEALFGVKSTFNEDLYTTKLEKGPQTRELERQALRIAREIEGEETQDLHLAEERGLHLHEDFDIDEETRFSSVYRGKRVDDSGFDEGVLFDSHNSETFGGETFGGVFGSVVKRPGEISGGKGNDGAQTLANSSSVDHTLSSQSNTGVDLSRSGSSDHAKQLASELPAKSYSTSDGESRIQENSNSNQHGDNGITKEENLIQAEDVQLSKSEDSQGPLYMNKDGSDKGVLSPNASSYAPSSHTSSKTHEKMGSHGDLVDGSASGKANGETKSVNSRGTQSGSDLVGSIPASSALGLSPSSSVGSLSSEKSTLNPNAKEFKLNPNAKSFIPSPARPPTPVSDGSFYFPTNVTTVPSMPGMPMGIGIGPTFASPQPVIYNPQVAQMPSQGYFHPNAPQYGQLLGHPRQALYMPSYMPEMQYKGRDY; from the exons ATGAATTTGCAACAAGCTGGGCAGTCTAAATCCTCCAATGGATATGGCCGCCGAAAATCTGAAAGAGAAGGGGCAACTAAATCGGAGAATAAGATCTTGTCTGGGAAATTAAATGCCAACAGATTGGCAAATGCAG tcgTCACAGGCGCAGTGACTGGCAGTAAAGGTGGCAGTTATGAGAGCCCTTCACATGACCGATTAGTATATGTAACAACATGTCTTATTGGGCACCAAGTGGAAGTCCAGGTGAAAAATGGATCCATATACTCTGGAATATTTCATGCAACAAACACAGACAAAGATTTTG GAATCATTTTGAAAATGGCTTGCTTAACAAAGGATGGTTCTTTACGAGGACAGAAATCTGGCACAGAATTTGTCAGCAAGCCCCCTTCAAAGATTTTAATTATACCTGCCAAAGACCTTGTCCAAGTTACAGCACAG GATGTTGCTATTACCAGGGATGGCTTAGCTAATGAGTATCACCATGATATGCATCAGGAAATCATGGTTGATTCATTGATATCTCAGTCTCGTCACGTTGATCTAGGGCGAGAATTAAAACCCTGGGTACCTGATGAAGACGATCCACAATGCCCTGAACTGGAAAACATATTTGACAGCCATTGGAATAG GGGATGGGATCAGTTTGAAACAAATGAGGCATTGTTTGGTGTAAAAAGCACATTCAATGAGGACCTTTATACAACAAAGCTTGAAAAAGGGCCTCAGACAAGAGAATTGGAAAGGCAAGCTTTAAGAATAGCAAGAGAAATTGAGGGTGAGGAAACCCAAGATCTTCATCTTGCAGAG GAAAGAGGCCTTCACTTACATGAAGACTTTGATATTGATGAAGAAACTAGATTCTCTTCAGTCTATAGGGGTAAACGTGTTGATGATAGTGGATTTGATGAGGGCGTACTGTTTGATTCACACAATTCTGAAACTTTTGGTGGGGAAACTTTTGGTGGTGTGTTTGGTTCGGTCGTTAAGAGGCCAGGTGAAATAAGTGGTGGAAAAGGAAATGATGGAGCTCAAACATTGGCAAATTCCTCCTCCGTG GATCACACACTATCATCTCAGTCAAATACTGGTGTGGATTTAAGCCGCTCTGGTTCTTCTGATCATGCGAAGCAGTTAGCATCTGAACTCCCTGCCAAAAGCTACTCGACATCGGATGGGGAAAGCAG GATTCAGGAGAACTCGAATAGTAATCAACATGGAGACAATGGTATTACCAAGGAAGAAAATCTGATT CAAGCTGAGGATGTTCAACTGTCAAAATCTGAGG ATTCACAGGGACCACTCTACATGAATAAGGATGGCTCTGATAAAGGGGTATTATCTCCTAATGCCAGCTCTTATGCCCCTTCATCTCATACTTCATCAAAAACTCATGAGAAGATGGGATCACATGGAGATTTGGTCGATGGTTCAGCATCGGGCAAAGCTAATGGGGAAACGAAATCTGTAAATTCACGGGGAACACAATCTGGGTCAGATTTGGTTGGAAGCATTCCAGCATCTTCTGCTCTTGGTTTATCTCCAAGTTCATCAGTTGGTTCACTGTCTTCTGAAAAATCAACTCTGAATCCCAATGCAAAG GAATTCAAGCTTAACCCTAATGCAAAGAGTTTTATTCCATCGCCTGCTCGGCCTCCCACTCCAGTGTCTGATGGTTCCTTCTATTTTCCAACTAATGTAACTACTGTACCAAGTATGCCAGGCATGCCCATGGGTATTGGA ATTGGACCTACTTTTGCTAGTCCACAACCGGTCATATATAATCCTCAGGTAGCACAAATGCCGTCTCAAGGATATTTTCATCCGAATGCACCCCAG TATGGACAGCTTCTTGGTCATCCCAGGCAAGCTTTATACATGCCGAGTTACATGCCT GAAATGCAATACAAGGGACGGGATTATTGA